A part of Oncorhynchus masou masou isolate Uvic2021 chromosome 21, UVic_Omas_1.1, whole genome shotgun sequence genomic DNA contains:
- the LOC135507600 gene encoding signal peptidase complex subunit 3 has translation MNTVLSRANSLFAFSLSVMAALTFGCFITTAFKDRRVPVDIHVSRVMLKNVDDFTGPRERSDLGFITFDLSADIKPIFDWNVKQLFLYLSAEYATKSNALNQVVLWDKIVLRGESTKLNLRDMKSKYFFFDDGNGLRANKNITLTLSWNVVPNAGILPLVMGSGHMSVPFPESYETTKSY, from the exons ATGAATACAGTGTTGTCGAGGGCAAATTCCCTCTTCGCCTTCTCGCTCAGCGTGATGGCAGCCTTGACGTTTGGCTGTTTTATCACGACGGCGTTCAAAGACCGGAGGGTGCCGGTGGATATCCACGTCTCGAGAGTAATGCT GAAAAACGTGGATGACTTCACAGGACCCAGGGAGAGAAGTGACCTGGGGTTCATCACCTTTGACCTCTCTGCTGACATAAAGCCCATATTTGACTGGAACGTCAAGCAGCTCTTCCTCTACTTGTCTGCCGAGTACGCCACCAAGAGCAAC GCCCTGAACCAGGTGGTTCTGTGGGATAAGATCgtgctgagaggagagagcaccAAGCTCAACCTCAGAGACATGAAGTCCAAGTACTTCTTCTTCGATGACGGAAACGGTCTTCG GGCGAACAAAAACATCACCCTGACGCTGTCCTGGAACGTGGTGCCCAACGCTGGGATCCTGCCCCTGGTCATGGGCTCTGGCCACATGTCTGTCCCCTTCCCCGAATCATACGAGACCACCAAGAGCTACTAA
- the LOC135507599 gene encoding ankyrin repeat and SOCS box protein 5-like isoform X2, whose protein sequence is MPEVPSAESSSEQQSENTSRKRTLENTDDYTAKKKPRCWGILTSQGSWADRSPLHEAACHGRLLALRTLLSQGYNANIPTIDHVTPLHEACLSDHASCAKALVAAGANVNATTIDGVTPLFNACSAGSATCTEVLLENGAKPQSEMCQPSPIHEASSKGRSACLEALITWGADVDYDIPHLGTPLYIACISSGLQCTQKLLDGGANVQKGRFLESPLHAAAQKDSTEIINVLLEFGANINAKNLELKRPVESAPPNSSAEETLLLYEATPQSLCQLCRLSVRDYMGRSRLHLIPQLHLPNPLKRFLQYR, encoded by the exons ATGCCTGAAGTTCCGTCTGCAGAGAGCTCGAGCGAGCAGCAGTCAGAAAACACGTCGAGGAAAAGAACGTTAGAGAACACAGATGATTACACCGCAAAAAAGAAACCACGCTGTTGGGGTATTTTAACTAGCCAAG GGTCATGGGCGGACCGGTCCCCTCTCCACGAGGCAGCGTGTCATGGCCGTCTCCTGGCCCTCAGGACCCTTCTCTCACAG GGTTACAACGCAAACATCCCTACCATAGACCATGTGACGCCGTTGCATGAGGCTTGCCTGTCAGACCACGCGTCATGTGCCAAGGCGCTCGTTGCAGCTGGTGCCAAT GTAAATGCCACCACCATTGATGGGGTGACGCCACTGTTCAATGCCTGCTCAGCGGGCAGTGCCACCTGTACAGAGGTACTGCTGGAAAACGGTGCCAAGCCCCAGTCAGAGATGTGCCAGCCCTCGCCCATACACGAAGCCTCCAGCAAAG gcaGAAGTGCTTGTCTGGAGGCGCTGATCACATGGGGAGCAGACGTGGACTATGATATTCCTCACCTGGGAACCCCCCTGTACATTGCCTGCAtctcctcaggactccagtgCACACAGAAACTCCTCGATGGAG GGGCCAATGTGCAGAAGGGCAGGTTCCTGGAGAGCCCGCTCCATGCAGCAGCTCAGAAGGACTCTACTGAGATCATCAATGTGTTGTTAGAGTTTGGAGCGAACATTAACGCTAAAAACCTAGAGCTGAAGAGACCGGTGGAGTCAGCCCCACCTAACAGCTCAGCAGAGGAGACGTTACTGCTGTATGAAG caacACCTCAGTCACTATGTCAACTGTGTCGTCTCAGTGTCAGAGATTATATGGGCCGATCTCGACTACACCTCATCCCTCAGTTACACCTCCCCAACCCTCTCAAACGCTTCCTCCAGTACAGATAG
- the LOC135507599 gene encoding ankyrin repeat and SOCS box protein 5-like isoform X1 produces MTPNVDSQSFGTVHHSNVYLSIFALFCVKLFVKISLNILTHFYVVKGNRKEAARIAEEFYDFGQGHRSWADRSPLHEAACHGRLLALRTLLSQGYNANIPTIDHVTPLHEACLSDHASCAKALVAAGANVNATTIDGVTPLFNACSAGSATCTEVLLENGAKPQSEMCQPSPIHEASSKGRSACLEALITWGADVDYDIPHLGTPLYIACISSGLQCTQKLLDGGANVQKGRFLESPLHAAAQKDSTEIINVLLEFGANINAKNLELKRPVESAPPNSSAEETLLLYEATPQSLCQLCRLSVRDYMGRSRLHLIPQLHLPNPLKRFLQYR; encoded by the exons ATGACTCCAAATGTGGATAGCCAGTCCTTTGGCACAGTACACCACTCCAATGTCTACCTCTCCATATTCGCTCTGTTTTGCGTCAAGCTCTTTGTCAAGATCAGCCTGAATATTCTCACCCACTTCTATGTGGTGAAGGGGAATCGGAAGGAGGCTGCCCGCATTGCAGAAGAGTTTTATGATTTTGGACAAGGCCACA GGTCATGGGCGGACCGGTCCCCTCTCCACGAGGCAGCGTGTCATGGCCGTCTCCTGGCCCTCAGGACCCTTCTCTCACAG GGTTACAACGCAAACATCCCTACCATAGACCATGTGACGCCGTTGCATGAGGCTTGCCTGTCAGACCACGCGTCATGTGCCAAGGCGCTCGTTGCAGCTGGTGCCAAT GTAAATGCCACCACCATTGATGGGGTGACGCCACTGTTCAATGCCTGCTCAGCGGGCAGTGCCACCTGTACAGAGGTACTGCTGGAAAACGGTGCCAAGCCCCAGTCAGAGATGTGCCAGCCCTCGCCCATACACGAAGCCTCCAGCAAAG gcaGAAGTGCTTGTCTGGAGGCGCTGATCACATGGGGAGCAGACGTGGACTATGATATTCCTCACCTGGGAACCCCCCTGTACATTGCCTGCAtctcctcaggactccagtgCACACAGAAACTCCTCGATGGAG GGGCCAATGTGCAGAAGGGCAGGTTCCTGGAGAGCCCGCTCCATGCAGCAGCTCAGAAGGACTCTACTGAGATCATCAATGTGTTGTTAGAGTTTGGAGCGAACATTAACGCTAAAAACCTAGAGCTGAAGAGACCGGTGGAGTCAGCCCCACCTAACAGCTCAGCAGAGGAGACGTTACTGCTGTATGAAG caacACCTCAGTCACTATGTCAACTGTGTCGTCTCAGTGTCAGAGATTATATGGGCCGATCTCGACTACACCTCATCCCTCAGTTACACCTCCCCAACCCTCTCAAACGCTTCCTCCAGTACAGATAG
- the LOC135507599 gene encoding ankyrin repeat and SOCS box protein 5-like isoform X3 produces MSYTYQWLDVPWGDGDMGSWADRSPLHEAACHGRLLALRTLLSQGYNANIPTIDHVTPLHEACLSDHASCAKALVAAGANVNATTIDGVTPLFNACSAGSATCTEVLLENGAKPQSEMCQPSPIHEASSKGRSACLEALITWGADVDYDIPHLGTPLYIACISSGLQCTQKLLDGGANVQKGRFLESPLHAAAQKDSTEIINVLLEFGANINAKNLELKRPVESAPPNSSAEETLLLYEATPQSLCQLCRLSVRDYMGRSRLHLIPQLHLPNPLKRFLQYR; encoded by the exons ATGTCATATACCTATCAATGGCTAGATGTTCCGTGGGGAGACGGTGACATGG GGTCATGGGCGGACCGGTCCCCTCTCCACGAGGCAGCGTGTCATGGCCGTCTCCTGGCCCTCAGGACCCTTCTCTCACAG GGTTACAACGCAAACATCCCTACCATAGACCATGTGACGCCGTTGCATGAGGCTTGCCTGTCAGACCACGCGTCATGTGCCAAGGCGCTCGTTGCAGCTGGTGCCAAT GTAAATGCCACCACCATTGATGGGGTGACGCCACTGTTCAATGCCTGCTCAGCGGGCAGTGCCACCTGTACAGAGGTACTGCTGGAAAACGGTGCCAAGCCCCAGTCAGAGATGTGCCAGCCCTCGCCCATACACGAAGCCTCCAGCAAAG gcaGAAGTGCTTGTCTGGAGGCGCTGATCACATGGGGAGCAGACGTGGACTATGATATTCCTCACCTGGGAACCCCCCTGTACATTGCCTGCAtctcctcaggactccagtgCACACAGAAACTCCTCGATGGAG GGGCCAATGTGCAGAAGGGCAGGTTCCTGGAGAGCCCGCTCCATGCAGCAGCTCAGAAGGACTCTACTGAGATCATCAATGTGTTGTTAGAGTTTGGAGCGAACATTAACGCTAAAAACCTAGAGCTGAAGAGACCGGTGGAGTCAGCCCCACCTAACAGCTCAGCAGAGGAGACGTTACTGCTGTATGAAG caacACCTCAGTCACTATGTCAACTGTGTCGTCTCAGTGTCAGAGATTATATGGGCCGATCTCGACTACACCTCATCCCTCAGTTACACCTCCCCAACCCTCTCAAACGCTTCCTCCAGTACAGATAG